One genomic window of Salmo salar chromosome ssa12, Ssal_v3.1, whole genome shotgun sequence includes the following:
- the LOC123725580 gene encoding uncharacterized protein, translating into MRSLFCFCLTRGGGWDSTVLLERWWMGFHCVTGEVVDGIHCVTGEVVDGIPLRYWRGGGWDSTVLLERWWMGFHCVTGEVVDGIPLCYWRGGGWDSTVLLERWWMGFHCVTGEVVEGIPLCYWRDGGWDSTVLLERWWMGFHCVTGEVVDGIPLCYWRGGGWDSTVLLERWWMGFHCVTGEVVEGIPLCYWRGGGWDSTVLLERWWMGFHCVTGEVVDGIPLCYWRGGGWDSTVLLERWSMGFYCVTGEVVDGIPLCYWRGGGWDSTVLLERWSMGFHCVTGEVVDGIPLCYWRGGGWDSTVLLERWWMGFHCVTGEVVDGIPLCYWRGVGWDSTVLLERWWLGFHCVTGEVVDGIPLCYWRGAEWDSTVLLERWWMGFHCVTGEVVDGIPLCYWRGGRWDSTVLLERWWMGFHCVTGEVVNGIPLCYWRGGGWDSTVLLERWSMGFHCVTGEVVDGIPLCYWRGGGWDSTVLLGRWSMGFHCVTGEVVDGIPLCYWRGGGWDSTVLLERWWMGFHCVTGGVLDGIPLCYWR; encoded by the coding sequence ATGAGGTCCCTGTTCTGTTTCTGTCTTACCAGAGGTGGTGGATGGGATTCCACTGTGTTACTGGAGAGGTGGTGGATGGGATTCCACTGTGTTACTGGAGAGGTGGTGGATGGGATCCACTGTGTTACTGGAGAGGTGGTGGATGGGATTCCACTGCGTTACTGGAGAGGTGGTGGATGGGATTCCACTGTGTTACTGGAGAGGTGGTGGATGGGATTCCACTGTGTTACTGGAGAGGTGGTGGATGGGATTCCACTGTGTTACTGGAGAGGTGGTGGATGGGATTCCACTGTGTTACTGGAGAGGTGGTGGATGGGATTCCACTGTGTTACTGGAGAGGTGGTGGAAGGGATTCCACTGTGTTACTGGAGAGATGGTGGATGGGATTCCACTGTGTTACTGGAGAGGTGGTGGATGGGATTCCACTGTGTTACTGGAGAGGTGGTGGATGGGATTCCACTGTGTTACTGGAGAGGTGGTGGATGGGATTCCACTGTGTTACTGGAGAGGTGGTGGATGGGATTCCACTGTGTTACTGGAGAGGTGGTGGAAGGGATTCCACTGTGTTACTGGAGAGGTGGTGGATGGGATTCCACTGTGTTACTGGAGAGGTGGTGGATGGGATTCCACTGTGTTACTGGGGAGGTGGTCGATGGGATTCCACTGTGTTACTGGAGAGGTGGTGGATGGGATTCCACTGTGTTACTGGAGAGGTGGTCGATGGGATTCTACTGTGTTACTGGAGAGGTGGTGGATGGGATTCCACTGTGTTACTGGAGAGGTGGTGGCTGGGATTCCACTGTGTTACTGGAGAGGTGGTCGATGGGATTCCACTGTGTTACTGGAGAGGTGGTCGATGGGATTCCACTGTGTTACTGGAGAGGTGGTGGATGGGATTCCACTGTGTTACTGGAGAGGTGGTGGATGGGATTCCACTGTGTTACTGGAGAGGTGGTCGATGGGATTCCACTGTGTTACTGGAGAGGTGTTGGATGGGATTCCACTGTGTTACTGGAGAGGTGGTGGCTGGGATTCCACTGTGTTACTGGAGAGGTGGTGGATGGGATTCCACTGTGTTACTGGAGAGGTGCTGAATGGGATTCCACTGTGTTACTAGAGAGGTGGTGGATGGGATTCCACTGTGTTACTGGAGAGGTGGTGGATGGGATTCCACTGTGTTACTGGAGAGGTGGTCGATGGGATTCCACTGTGTTACTGGAGAGGTGGTGGATGGGATTCCACTGTGTTACTGGAGAGGTGGTGAATGGGATTCCACTGTGTTACTGGAGAGGTGGTGGATGGGATTCCACTGTGTTACTGGAGAGGTGGTCGATGGGATTCCACTGTGTTACTGGAGAGGTGGTGGATGGGATTCCACTGTGTTACTGGAGAGGTGGTGGATGGGATTCCACTGTGTTACTAGGGAGGTGGTCGATGGGATTCCACTGTGTTACTGGAGAGGTGGTGGATGGGATTCCACTGTGTTACTGGAGAGGTGGTGGATGGGATTCCACTGTGTTACTGGAGAGGTGGTGGATGGGATTCCACTGTGTTACTGGAGGTGTGCTGGATGGGATTCCACTGTGTTACTGGAGGTGA